A stretch of Macadamia integrifolia cultivar HAES 741 chromosome 7, SCU_Mint_v3, whole genome shotgun sequence DNA encodes these proteins:
- the LOC122083914 gene encoding uncharacterized protein LOC122083914, whose translation MASSRSLTVESILILFIICLVFSHNRVEGGKGISRQEEDEDLELERQLKLLNKPAVKSIKTEYGDIYDCVDIKKQPAFDHPLLKNHTIQMKPSSLPKGMINKKSSGIRSSEIGFKNNECPPGTVIIRRTQKEDLTRAKSLVRRSPGNAHRLTKANPGYHLAPVSVQRPDTKYYGANVYFSLYEPKVSANQFSEAVLWVESLFSDKFDSIQVGWTANPKLFGDNRCRLFSYWMSDGFHGKGCYNLLCSGFVQVSRQISFGLTFKNISTYDGPQVEDCWLVFRDPKSGHWWFVLGSTQVGYWPSEIFSDLRTHASSVSSGGEVYGPTNEPSPPMGSGHLPQAFNMRSATLARRFQVVDDKLQLLDPDYNDFKPHPDTPKCYNVLRAFPWGRDIWKNSFLFGGPGGDCGA comes from the exons ATGGCTAGCTCAAGGAGTTTGACTGTGGAAAGCATTTTGATTCTCTTCATAATATGTTTGGTTTTTAGCCACAATAGGGTGGAAGGAGGCAAAGGTATTTCtagacaagaagaagatgaagatttggAATTGGAGAGGCAGCTAAAGCTTCTTAACAAGCCGGCTGTGAAATCTATCAAG ACTGAGTATGGAGATATTTATGATTGCGTGGATATCAAGAAGCAACCAGCGTTCGATCATCCCTTGCTGAAAAATCACACTATTCAG ATGAAGCCCAGCTCCTTACCAAAAGGGATGATAAATAAGAAATCATCAGGAATTAGGTCTTCAGAAATTGGGTTCAAGAATAATGAATGTCCACCGGGTACAGTCATCATACGTCGGACTCAAAAAGAAGATTTAACAAGGGCCAAATCTCTAGTAAGAAGAAGTCCTGGAAATGCTCATCGACTTACAAAAGCAAATCCTGGATATCAT CTTGCACCTGTTTCGGTACAGAGACCGGATACGAAGTATTATGGTGCCAATGTATACTTTAGCTTATATGAACCAAAGGTTTCAGCCAATCAATTTAGTGAAGCAGTATTATGGGTAGAAAGTTTGTTTTCTGATAAATTCGACAGTATTCAGGTTGGATGGACA GCCAATCCAAAATTGTTCGGTGATAATCGATGTCGACTATTTTCTTATTGGATG TCTGATGGATTTCACGGAAAAGGTTGCTATAATCTCCTCTGCTCAGGTTTTGTGCAAGTCAGCAGGCAGATATCCTTTGGTTTAACATTCAAGAACATTTCTACCTATGATGGCCCACAAGTTGAAGATTGTTGGCTTGTGTTCAGG GATCCAAAATCTGGTCATTGGTGGTTTGTACTTGGAAGTACCCAGGTTGGATATTGGCCGTCAGAAATCTTCAGTGACTTAAGAACCCATGCATCATCAGTATCATCTGGTGGAGAGGTTTATGGCCCCACAAACGAACCTAGCCCTCCAATGGGTAGTGGCCATCTACCACAAGCATTCAACATGAGATCGGCTACTCTTGCTAGAAGGTTTCAAGTTGTCGACGATAAGCTTCAACTATTGGATCCTGATTATAATGATTTTAAGCCTCATCCGGATACTCCTAAATGCTATAATGTCCTACGAGCTTTTCCTTGGGGTCGGGATATTTGGAAAAATTCCTTCTTATTTGGGGGACCTGGCGGTGATTGTGGAGCGTGA
- the LOC122083804 gene encoding RING-H2 finger protein ATL80-like: protein MPLRYLTSVNSSSAMAAEPPDAVDVDSDFVVILAALLCALICVVGLVAVARCAWLRRGSGASSGTGRSQPQALANKGLKKKILRALPKLTFKGDVNGKQADCVICLTEFVDGDEIRVLPQCGHVFHVGCIDMWLGSHSSCPSCRQILVVAMCQKCGGLPATSAAVVDLEAGLKAREDDVNRFLP from the coding sequence ATGCCGTTAAGATACCTCACCAGCGTCAATTCTTCGTCGGCGATGGCGGCAGAACCGCCGGACGCCGTCGACGTGGATTCGGACTTTGTTGTCATCTTGGCCGCTCTTTTATGTGCCCTAATTTGCGTGGTCGGTCTAGTCGCAGTCGCTCGCTGCGCGTGGCTCCGACGAGGTTCAGGTGCCTCGTCCGGAACCGGCCGGTCGCAGCCTCAGGCTTTGGCTAATaaagggttgaagaagaagatacttCGCGCACTACCTAAGCTCACCTTCAAAGGTGACGTTAACGGCAAACAGGCGGACTGTGTCATTTGCTTGACAGAATTCGTGGACGGAGATGAGATCCGAGTGCTTCCGCAGTGTGGCCATGTCTTCCATGTTGGATGTATAGATATGTGGCTTGGGTCACATTCATCTTGTCCGTCTTGCCGCCAGATTCTTGTCGTCGCTATGTGTCAGAAGTGCGGCGGCTTACCGGCAACCTCTGCCGCCGTTGTTGACTTAGAAGCCGGATTGAAGGCCAGAGAAGATGATGTCAATAGGTTTTTGCCTTAA